The genomic stretch GCTGCATCTTTATtgaacatcttgaagatgggctcacatgtggaagtcaactgagcaatgaatcggctgatgtaattcaaccttcccaacatgctcataacctctttcttggttttcggaggaggcaaatcccgaatagactttattttcgttggatctaactcgatgcccctccgattgactataaatcccaagagtttgtcagatggaaccccaaatgcacatttagccgGATTCAGCTTCAAATCATACTTACGCAGCCACTTAAAAAATTTTCTCAGGTCTTGAACATGGTCGTCCTGTgttctggatttgatgatcacatcgtccacatacccctcgatttcttggtgcatgatgtcatggaaaatggcagtcatggctctcatgtaagtcgccccagcattcttcagaccaaaaggcatgaccctgtagtaATAAGTGCCCCAAGTTGTTgtaaatgctatattttttgcatcttcctcatccattaagacctgatgatacccagcataacaattcacgaaagactgtatctcatgtttggcatagttgtcaacgaggatgtggatgtttggcaaagggaagttgtctttgggacttgctttgttcagatctcgatAGTCAAACCACAGCCGAgttttcccatatttctttggtaCGGGAACTATATAGCCAGCCGtctggtgtatcggaccactcggatcacccccgctttcaactgtttggagacttcttctttgatcttgtcactaatATCAGTTTTGCaatttctttgcttttgctggataGGGGGATAATCAGAGTAAGTCGGCAACTTGTGGACCACCAATTCGACACtcaatcctggcatgtcatcgtaggaccaagcaaacacatatttgaattcaaacaaaagttggatcaaggcatccctagttctttcatttgtgtgaatgcttatcatggtctcTTGGACCTCTTCTGAATTACCCAAATTTACCGGCTCGGTTTCATTTAGatttggcttaggcttattctcaaattgttctaaTCCTTGATTTATTTCCCtgaaagcctcttcttcatcatattccagttcttggttcattatttcataattagacaacgtgtttggatctgggcatgaagtccgtaagcatgtcatgttatttaaagccacattattagaactgaaaaaagaaataagaaaaagtaacaaaaatcagaaagaataaaaagagatgaacgatgaaatattgatttcatttcattgaattttgaagataacagggtttacattggaatttaaagacaggaaactaaatgaaacatccgagttacaccctgaaataacttgtgatgtagaaaaggtggcaagattggactaccgggattcccgcctgactgggaacggagtagccttccaattttgcaacTTGGCATCGAACCCCATGTACAACACCTCAGCGATGCTCGAGCCTTCTCCCAGTTGAACTATGTGGGTTTCATACAATATCTGCCTCATAGCCCCatagatttcttcaatttcttcggccgtgaaggcctcatcttcttcttcttcattgtacTTGGGCCCGACGAAGGTTTCGAACAGATGCGGGatcggctgaggcaagacccaaccgtTGTTCTTTCGCTCATTTGCCCATGTTTCATCAGCTGGCGTGGCTTGGAAACCCATACCAAAGAACTTCTCGCTAGCAACCAGAGTGATAGGTTTTCCGATTCCTTGCAATGACATCCCGAGCCCCTTCCCGggtttataaccatgcctgatcatttccttggcaaccatagTTGACGCATTTGAGAGAAAGGGTTGGGGACAAGGGATTCTTTCTTCACATTGGTCTGCCACCACaacctcaaaagcttgatagactatatgttcacttCCTTCTCTAGCTTCGAGACGTGGGACTGACGGGTCACGGTAAATCGACTGCTCTTCCTCTCCATGGACTACAAGCTCCTGATCTTCATATtgaaatttcaccatctggtggagagtggaaggtacagcccTGCTgcgtgaatccaaggtcttcccaaAAGGAAATTGTAGGAAGTATTCATGTCTAGGACTTAAAAGGTCACCTCGAAATCCATAGGgccaatagtcaaaatcaaattGATTTCTcctatggtatctctcttgatgccatcaaaggcaTGCACACAGATGTTGTTAGGCCTGATTCTCTCAGTCccaatctccattctttgcaaagttgagagagggcaaTATCAAATCCGGACCTACCATCTATCATGACTCTCTTCACATAGTACCCCTCACATTTAACTGTCAGATAGAGGGCTTTGTTGTGGGCGGCCCTTTCCGGGGGcaaatcatttttgctgaaggagatCTGATTGATTGCAAAGAATCTTTCTGCTATCCTTTCCAATTGCTCAACAGTGGTTTCAATTGGGACATCAGCTTCATTGAGGGGTTTTATCAACACCTTCTGATGCTCGGTTGAATTCATTAATAGAGACAACAAAGAAACCTGAGCAGGAGACTTTCGAAGTTGGTCAATTATCTCATAGTccgcagttttcattttcctgaagaattcttctgcttcttcagcACTAACTGGCTTCTTGAGTGGGAAACTCTTCTTCGTGGCTTTATTCACTTCCTCCAGATTGAGGTATTTCTCCACCGGGTTAGTTTCATTTGCTTCTCCCAATTTCCTTTATAGGTTACTGCCGCCTTTTTATAATTCCATGGGACGACagtaggatctgtcatgggcctctgcggtgcgcggccaataaccacgggctcattcagccttggtgaaactACTGGCCCTGTACCACATAGGTCCCTTTAGGCACATACATTTTAAATCTTTTGTTtagctcaaaccttcttggagggctcaatgaCATTTGTTCTTTCATGTGACCTCGGGGAACATAAAGAATGACATCTTTTGAGGGCGctgccccagttttggtttcCACTTTCTTTTCTGTATTTTGAGGGGTAGGtttactcttcttctcccccttGTCTTGTTTTGCAACAGCCTTTGGCTTCCTTTCAACATCAGCAAttgcaattatggctttcaaagcaggatcgaactccttatcttcgcaaatcatcccaataactagtccgttgttgtgagccggtaatggattgttggtcacattaggaatgtcttcgtCCTTTAGCACTGATCCGCTTTTATTCTATGAGATTTTCAACATCCCTT from Nicotiana sylvestris chromosome 12, ASM39365v2, whole genome shotgun sequence encodes the following:
- the LOC138883512 gene encoding uncharacterized protein, encoding MSSESHLPTVPILEDSPISAIPTSESATAEENRILRLRMMEIWDAWSNGREPPTTIPGFPELLPRASFKTPKFEKYGGHGDPIAHLKRYYNQLRGVGGKAELLMAYFGESLVGIASEWNSLSNLKKKSSESFREYAVKWHEQTARVKPPIDEIEMVNVFLQAQEDDYFQNMMSAMGKPFAEAIKIGEIVENGLKPGRILSQSAIRATSQAIQGGSGGVANRKKKEEVAMATSSVRKPRPPRPYFPARTPQYYYPYQDVAYAMVPQPYTVMNAQPYNKSGSVLKDEDIPNVTNNPLPAHNNGLVIGMICEDKEFDPALKAIIAIADVERKPKAVAKQDKGEKKSKPTPQNTEKKVETKTGAAPSKDVILYVPRGHMKEQMSLSPPRRFELNKRFKMKLGEANETNPVEKYLNLEEVNKATKKSFPLKKPVSAEEAEEFFRKMKTADYEIIDQLRKSPAQVSLLSLLMNSTEHQKVLIKPLNEADVPIETTVEQLERIAERFFAINQISFSKNDLPPERAAHNKALYLTVKCEGYYVKRVMIDGRSGFDIALSQLCKEWRLGLRESGLTTSVCMPLMASREIP